A window of the Trichoderma asperellum chromosome 4, complete sequence genome harbors these coding sequences:
- a CDS encoding uncharacterized protein (TransMembrane:1 (i301-324o)), translated as MSGQQNPYAQGPSQEAGHNAAGYGQLNPYATNNSENPYNNYELQDYNNQGPSQSNNGYGQEQSRQPLSQADFLSRVGDLRNDIKSLTSEIDYIGQLHQRTLSTTDPEATQQLEHYVAQTQIRNTAIKDGIKGLERDLLKTTDASRTTKKTQLESLKTFFKSELDKYQSIERDYQQRYREQIARQYRIVNPDASEEEVQQATEADWNNEGVFQTALRTNRSGHAASLLGNVRARHNELQRIEQTLSELAILFQELAAMVEQQENVVVAAEVNAESTVQNIEKGNEQVSQGIQHARRTRRLKWWCALIVFLICLAIALGVGLGVALTNKH; from the exons ATGTCAGGGCAGCAGAATCCCTATGCTCAGGGCCCTTCACAAGAGGCCGGGCACAATGCCGCTGGCTATGGCCAG CTCAACCCATATGCCACCAACAACAGCGAGAACCCGTATAACAACTACGAGCTGCAGGACTACAACAACCAAGGCCCAAGCCAATCTAACAATGGATACGGTCAAGAGCAATCGCGACAGCCTCTGTCGCAGGCAGACTTCCTCAGCCGCGTGGGAGACCTTCGCAACGACATCAAGTCGCTGACCTCTGAGATTGACTACATCGGGCAGCTGCATCAGCGCACTCTCAGCACTACTGACCCGGAGGCAAcccagcagctggagcaCTATGTGGCACAGACGCAAATCCGTAACACCGCCATCAAGGACGGCATCAAGGGCCTGGAGCGCGATCTCCTCAAGACAACAGATGCGTCTCGCACCACCAAGAAGACCCAGCTGGAGTCGCTCAAGACGTTCTTCAAGTCTGAGCTCGACAAGTACCAGAGCATTGAGCGCGACTACCAGCAGCGCTACCGGGAACAGATCGCGAGACAGTATCGCATCGTCAACCCGGATGCGTCGGAGGAAGAGGTGCAGCAGGCCACAGAGGCCGATTGGAACAACGAGGGTGTTTTCCAGACAGCT CTTCGAACCAACCGCTCTGGCCACGCTGCCTCTCTCCTTGGCAACGTGCGCGCTCGCCACAACGAGCTCCAGCGCATCGAGCAGACCCTCTCCGAGCTCGCCATCCTCTTCCAGGAACTCGCCGCCATGGTCGAGCAGCAGGAgaatgttgttgttgccgccgAGGTCAACGCCGAGAGCACAGTCCAGAACATTGAGAAGGGTAACGAGCAAGTCAGCCAAGGTATCCAGCACGCCCGCCGCACTCGTCGCCTCAAGTGGTGGTGCGCtctcatcgtcttcctcatctgTCTCGCCATTGCTCTAGGTGTGGGTCTGGGTGTTGCCCTGACCAACAAACACTAA
- a CDS encoding uncharacterized protein (EggNog:ENOG41), giving the protein MGGLIVKEAYMQGQYDPTYEAIIKAVSAIVFLSTPHRGTNLAETLNRILQVSFIANPMQFIAELAAGSQTLQKLNEQFRHVAPKLQIVSFYETRPTTMFKKTQIMVLEKDSSVLGYPGEISKALDADHNGICKYESPSDPKYITVRNVLKTLIGKEKSKEFSTTTNVAKLSITDFSEYLSVPESPDGDYNFFHDRWMPGTCSWIISHEAFAGWVDDTQLKPRVLWINGMAASGKSILSSFIIDHLTQRGLPCQYFFIRFISPAKRMLAMILRSLAYQVANSVPEYAGELRKLIEAATDLKTADYRKLWQSLFAQSLLQLPLGSPLYWILDGLDEAERPASIIKLLSELHLTTIPLRILVVSRKTHEISSAFQRLAKQVHMETICMEGNLMDFRSYIDHEMDLAGDASYRENVTAQLLERAKGNFLWVHLAVQKINLCHTKPDVENALMELPSGMEALYNRMAISVQSQQSTSDRRLGQSILNWATCARRLLSIEELGDALGNDGLLEIHRTVGDLCGGFVIVDHEGKVTMVHETAREYLTKRSEEERPLFIHRQSTNDVLFKRCIARLTDKSLRSQINRNRPPALLDYAVSAWSSHLILGSSVSPEILEVLMSFLKGPHILTWIYVAARGKNLGVLVATSRHLTQIALKLRKIGEDEFVVHREAAAVIEGWAADLVKITGKFGNNLKKHPESIYKLIPPFCPEDSIIYQQFGKKESRAIHVSGVTTTTWDDCLARFTLSEGVMASSVVAAGSRIFVLTMIRKTSQVIIYNAATFEEQRRITHPERVLSIQANKLGNLLVSYGYATTKVWDVASGNCVKTVKNPPKHPRPHTILVSEKPSKILVCGEDRCTRSVSLEEDAGEAWTIHSQIEEQSLDDTAVSFPTCSALSPDGNMIAFGYRRHPVTAWELEPAMLVGQCNLPLNETDMTIEDNTWGEVFKLVWHPFSGEVFGLTQVGLLFRWNPYEEETNASIQAGAHSLTVSTDGSLIATGDAVGTITIYATADFTVLYQLVSQDPVFYLSFSVDSRRLYDIRGSYGNVWEPNSLVRLADASDHNSDSCSETESFARASLLTEHHAARIDNVITLSGQSVGPLYCYGTEDGVAVLCESGRGRICELERLESYMSIEHVTWSEDGRLVALADLSGKLAVKKVVRSSENAAGWQVTSEFSLIIPSEQGHINQLLFHPTSHELFVSTPGIIFSVDLGSKAIARSTPMTTMSEVKWAWHPTLADTILGFGTSRVHIFSWTKLQELGVRSYFPPRIGSSISITLPPLSDSHAGGLQKDIETLGRLVSNLDSSQVLLEVLPPSASGQTKREYLLFDLNDLQLGSSYEELGQSNEVLPYTLIPTEITSCMRQPLAFLSRSRLAFLDVDRWICTWRLPSWTGKPSESSVMAVERYYFLPGDWATSDEARLCTITPDGTLLCPRNGDIAVVQAAKLRR; this is encoded by the exons ATGGGCGGACTGATTGTAAAAGAG GCATATATGCAAGGCCAGTATGATCCGACCTATGAAGCAATCATCAAGGCAGTCTCTGCCATTGTATTTCTTTCAACCCCGCATCGCGGCACAAATCTCGCCGAAACATTGAACCGTATTTTACAAGTGTCTTTTATTGCCAATCCAATGCAGTTTATCGCCGAACTTGCAGCCGGTTCACAGACCCTTCAGAAACTCAATGAACAGTTCAGGCACGTCGCTCCGAAGCTCCAAATCGTCTCATTTTACGAGACTCGTCCAACGACCATGTTCAAAAAGACTCAAATA ATGGTCCTAGAAAAAGATTCATCCGTCCTTGGGTACCCAGGAGAAATATCAAAGGCGCTGGATGCTGACCATAATGGAATTTGCAAATATGAAAGCCCCTCCGATCCGAAGTACATTACAGTGAGGAATGTCTTGAAGACTTTGattggaaaagagaaatcaaAAG AATTCTCGACTACAACAAATGTGGCAAAATTGTCAATTACTGATTTCAGCGAATATCTTTCCGTTCCCGAGTCTCCTGATGGGGATTATAACTTCTTCCATGATCGCTGGATGCCTGGTACTTGCAGTTGGATCATTAGCCACGAGGCTTTCGCAGGATGGGTTGATGATACGCAGCTCAAGCCTCGAGTCCTATGGATCAATGGCATGGCTGCTAGTGGCAAATCAATCCTCTCTTCCTTCATTATTGATCATCTCACTCAACGTGGTCTGCCTTGCCAGTATTTCTTTATACGATTTATTTCACCCGCAAAGCGAATGTTAGCCATGATACTGCGATCACTGGCTTATCAAGTCGCCAATTCCGTCCCCGAATACGCTGGCGAGCTTCGCAAGCTCATAGAGGCTGCTACAGACCTCAAGACGGCAGACTATCGAAAACTCTGGCAATCGCTTTTTGCGCAGTCTCTTTTACAACTACCTCTCGGCTCTCCGCTTTATTGGATCCTCGATGGTCTTGATGAAGCAGAACGGCCAGCTTCTATCATCAAGCTTCTGTCAGAGTTGCATCTTACTACGATTCCACTCCGAATTTTAGTTGTGAGTCGTAAAACCCATGAGATTTCTTCGGCCTTTCAAAGGCTCGCTAAGCAAGTGCATATGGAAACTATATGCATGGAAGGAAATTTGATGGACTTCCGATCCTACATTGATCACGAGATGGATCTTGCTGGCGATGCATCATACCGTGAGAATGTTACTGCTCAGCTTCTCGAACGGGCAAAAGGCAACTTTCTCTGGGTGCATCTAGCTGTGCAGAAGATCAACCTTTGCCACACGAAGCCGGATGTTGAGAATGCTCTCATGGAACTTCCCTCAGGAATGGAGGCCTTGTATAATCGAATGGCCATTTCAGTCCAGTCACAACAAAGCACCAGCGATCGGAGACTTGGCCAGAGTATCCTGAATTGGGCGACTTGTGCTCGGCGACTGTTGAGCATCGAGGAACTCGGAGATGCCCTAGGCAATGATGGTTTACTTGAGATCCATAGGACTGTCGGCGATCTGTGCGGGGGATTCGTCATAGTAGATCATGAAGGCAAGGTAACGATGGTTCATGAGACGGCTCGAGAGTACCTCACAAAGAGATCTGAGGAAGAGCgacctttatttattcatcGCCAGTCTACCAACGATGTGTTATTCAAAAGATGTATAGCACGCCTCACAGATAAAAGCCTGAGGAGCCAAATCAACAGGAATCGACCTCCAGCTCTCCTAGACTATGCTGTTAGTGCATGGTCAAGCCATCTAATCCTCGGTTCGAGTGTTAGCCCAGAAATTCTGGAAGTGCTGATGAGCTTCCTCAAAGGCCCACACATACTGACCTGGATATATGTGGCTGCCAGAGGAAAGAATCTTGGGGTTTTGGTGGCTACCTCCCGGCACTTGACTCAAATTGCACTCAAGCTGCGGAAgattggcgaggatgagTTTGTTGTACACCGAGAGGCGGCCGCCGTCATCGAGGGCTGGGCGGCTGACCTCGTCAAAATTACAGGAAAATTTGGAAACAACCTGAAGAAACACCCTGAGTCTATATACAAGCTCATCCCGCCATTCTGCCCAGAAGATTCCATAATATACCAGCAGTTTGGTAAAAAGGAGAGTAGAGCAATCCATGTCTCTGGAGTTACTACCACTACCTGGGATGACTGTCTGGCGCGGTTTACGCTGAGTGAAGGGGTCATGGCATCTTCAGTCGTCGCTGCCGGCAGCCGCATCTTTGTCCTCACAATGATTAGAAAGACGAGCCAAGTGATCATCTACAACGCGGCAACATTTGAAGAGCAGCGTAGGATTACGCACCCTGAACGTGTCTTAAGCATACAAGCCAACAAGTTAGGCAACCTCCTAGTCAGCTACGGCTATGCGACAACAAAAGTGTGGGACGTAGCCAGCGGAAATTGCGTCAAGACAGTGAAAAATCCGCCAAAGCATCCACGTCCGCACACTATCCTCGTCTCTGAGAAACCGAGCAAGATACTCGTGTGTGGTGAAGACAGATGTACCAGAAGCGTGTCTCTCGAAGAAGACGCTGGGGAAGCGTGGACAATCCATTCCCAAATCGAAGAACAGAGCCTGGACGACACCGCAGTCAGTTTCCCGACATGCTCTGCTCTGAGCCCGGACGGCAATATGATTGCATTTGGTTACCGACGCCACCCAGTTACAGCCTGGGAACTCGAGCCGGCAATGCTAGTCGGCCAGTGCAATTTGCCGCTGAATGAAACAGATATGACGATTGAAGACAACACTTGGGGGGAGGTCTTCAAGCTCGTGTGGCATCCGTTCAGCGGCGAAGTGTTTGGACTAACGCAGGTTGGGCTATTGTTCCGCTGGAACCCTTACGAAGAGGAGACCAACGCATCCATTCAGGCTGGTGCACACTCTTTGACCGTTAGCACTGACGGCTCTCTCATCGCTACCGGCGATGCAGTCGGAACAATTACGATATACGCAACCGCGGACTTTACTGTACTGTATCAGCTGGTATCACAGGACCCCGTATTTTATCTCTCGTTCAGTGTTGACTCCAGGCGGCTCTACGATATACGTGGCTCGTATGGCAATGTGTGGGAGCCGAACTCTTTGGTTCGTCTAGCGGACGCCTCGGACCACAACAGCGACTCTTGCAGTGAAACCGAGAGCTTCGCGAGAGCCTCTCTTCTCACAGAGCATCACGCAGCCCGGATTGACAATGTTATTACTCTTTCTGGGCAGTCAGTAGGTCCGCTGTACTGCTATGGCACAGAAGATGGAGTAGCAGTTCTTTGCGAATCTGGTCGTGGGAGGATTTGTGAGCTGGAAAGACTGGAGAGTTACATGTCCATTGAGCATGTAACATGGAGCGAAGACGGGCGCCTTGTTGCCCTTGCAGATCTTAGCGGCAAACTTGCAGTTAAGAAAGTTGTCAGATCCAGTGAGAACGCTGCTGGCTGGCAGGTAACTTCTGAGTTCAGCCTCATCATCCCCTCGGAGCAGGGCCATATCAACCAATTACTCTTCCATCCTACTAGCCACGAACTTTTTGTGTCGACGCCAGGGATAATATTTTCTGTCGATCTCGGCTCAAAGGCCATAGCTAGATCAACGCCAATGACAACCATGTCTGAAGTGAAATGGGCGTGGCATCCGACCCTTGCTGACACCATTCTTGGATTTGGAACCTCCAGGGTGCATATTTTTAGCTGGACGAAACTTCAGGAGCTTGGGGTGCGCTCCTATTTCCCGCCTAGAATTGGAAGTTCTATCAGCATCACTCTTCCTCCGCTTTCTGATAGTCATGCAGGAGGTCTCCAGAAAGATATCGAGACATTGGGAAGGCTGGTATCCAACCTCGACTCATCTCAGGTTCTCCTAGAAGTTTTGCCCCCGAGCGCATCCGGGCAGACAAAAAGGGAGTACCTTCTATTTGACTTGAACGATTTGCAACTAGGATCATCCTACGAGGAATTAGGCCAGAGTAATGAAGTGCTCCCGTACACTCTGATCCCGACAGAGATAACATCTTGCATGCGTCAGCCGCTCGCTTTCCTTTCTCGCTCAAGGCTAGCATTTCTTGATGTCGACCGTTGGATTTGTACCTGGCGATTGCCATCCTGGACAGGAAAACCTTCGGAGTCAAGCGTGATGGCCGTTGAGCGGTACTATTTCCTTCCTGGGGATTGGGCTACCAGCGACGAGGCTCGCCTCTGTACAATAACGCCCGATGGGACATTGCTTTGCCCTAGGAATGGCGACATAGCCGTCGTTCAAGCTGCAAAGCTTCGGAGGTAG
- a CDS encoding uncharacterized protein (BUSCO:EOG092D343G): MIRKQARQRRDYLYRRALLLRDAEISEKRAKLRASLASGKPLDPEIANDKSLRKDYQYDESRDLTTNEQLDLDDEYAQLSGIVDPRVLVTTSRDPSARLSAFAKEIRLLLPTSIRMNRGNLILPDLVKSAQSAGLSDMLLLHEHRGTPTALTISHLPHGPTVSFSLHNVVLRHDIPGSVRGTVSEAYPHLIFDGFTTRLGERVVKVLKHLFPPREPITSKNKIGNRVVTFKNIDDSIEVRHHVFVRTGYDSVELAEVGPRMTMRVFEIRGGTLENKEGDVEWHLSQYTRTSRKKNYL, translated from the exons ATGATT CGCAAACAAGCACGCCAAAGGCGTGATTATCTCTACCGACGAGCCCTTCTACTGCGGGATGCCGAAATcagcgagaagagagctAAGCTGAGAGCATCACTCGCTTCAGGAAAACCATTGGACCCAGAAATCGCCAATGATAAATCATTAAGGAAAGATTATCAATATGATGAGTCTCGCGATCTCACTACGAACGAGCAGCTGGACTTGGACGACGAGTATGCACAGCTGTCTGGCATCGTCGACCCTCGAGTTCTCGTAACGACTTCTCGCGATCCTTCGGCCAGATTATCAGCATTCGCAAAGGAAATCAGGCTTCTTCTACCAACTTCTATCCGAATGAATCGTGGTAACCTCATTCTGCCCGACCTGGTCAAGTCTGCGCAGTCCGCAGGCCTGTCTGATATGCTTCTACTTCACGAACATCGCGGTACCCCTACGGCCTTGACAATTTCTCATTTACCTCACGGGCCGACAGTCTCATTCTCCCTGCACAACGTCGTTCTCCGCCACGATATTCCCGGTAGCGTTCGAGGAACCGTGTCAGAGGCATACCCTCACCTGATCTTCGACGGCTTCACAACTCGCCTGGGAGAACGAGTTGTTAAAGTGCTGAAGCATTTATTCCCTCCCCGAGAACCAATTACCAGCAAGAACAAGATTGGCAACCGAGTAGTAACGTTTAAGAACATTGACGATAGCATCGAAGTCAGACATCACGTTTTCGTACGGACAGGTTACGACAGCGTTGAGTTGGCCGAGGTCGGACCTCGAATGACCATGAGAGTATTCGAAATTCGCGGAGGTACACTGGAGAACAAAGAGGGTGACGTTGAGTGGCATTTGTCGCAATACACGCGAACCTCTAGAAAGAAGAACTATCTCTGA
- a CDS encoding uncharacterized protein (BUSCO:EOG092D0B9X), whose protein sequence is MEGAFTHVGNHLISDSAAAIKAGADDLSTIDPDEALLYGKYGGQSGRRRADDDDNQTEAFEEDDNDSLNSVPVDQMMGMKLKHPEEEKELPAHACAYCGIHSPACVVKCLTCNKWFCSARGSGSSTHIVNHLVRARHKEVQLHPESTLGDTVLECYNCGTKNAFILGFIPAKSDAVVVLLCRQPCAAASSNKDMNWDTSRWEPLIEERAFLPWLVNPPSDAEQLRARHLTINTIAKLEEMWKQEPDATIQDLEKASNIDDEPLPVQLTYDDPYHYQNIFGPLVKMESDYDKKLKEAQSEDGLTVRWDYALNNKHIASFNLQKIESGDVKLAVGDEMRLRYTGELREPWEGVGYVIKIPNSQSDEVCLELRKTGNDKLVPIDLSHNFSADYVWKATSYDRMQLAMKTFAVDDMSVSGYIFHILLGHICQPPPMKVTLPKKWSAPGLPDLNQGQVDAIKAVLQRPLSLIQGPPGTGKTVTSATIIYHLAKMSGSQVLVCAPSNVAVDQLCERIHRTGLKVVRLTAKSREDVESSVTFLALHEQVRMSEHNTELVKLSQLKNEVGELSSQDEKKLRQLTKAAEREILSNADVICCTCVGAGDPRLSKMKFRNVLIDESTQSAEPECMIPLVLGCKQVVLVGDHKQLGPVIMNKKAAKAGLNRSLFERLINLKINPIPLKTQYRMHPCLSEFPSNMFYDGTLQNGITHEQRVRKDVDFPWPVTEMPMMFWSNIGHEEISTSGTSYLNRTEASNVEKTVTRFFKAGVKPSEIGVITPYEGQRSYIVSTMQNSGTYKKELYKDVEVASVDAFQGREKDFIVLSCVRSNDNQGIGFLSDPRRLNVALTRAKYGLVILGNPKVLSKHELWHNLLAHFKDRKCFVEGPLTNLQACLLQFSRPRVSYRQRSSQPSQYPSARQSNGRFNGGPPGRDFDAGSMVSYIPDDVSSIQGSAFGGAALNTAFPPMFSSFAPEQWPGLPGVSAPGRGHKGRNRAPESIAGESVANSELTDASASVIGAKGIGQGGVSLGAGLHDVVTGMRAVSYSQSDRLKQYVESNGRMTLGSGYGRRYDDDEKSISTAFHSQIGGGYD, encoded by the exons ATGGAGGGAGCCTTCACCCATGTTGGTAACCATCTTATTTCCGActcagctgctgccatcaagGCTGGCGCTGACGACTTGTCGACTATCGATCCTGACGAGGCTCTACTCTACGGCAAATATGGCGGCCAAAGTGGCCGACGCCGAgctgatgacgacgataaTCAGACGGAGGCATTTGAAGAGGACGATAACGACAGTCTCAATAGCGTCCCCGTTGATCAAATGATGGGCATGAAGTTGAAGCATcctgaggaggagaaagagctTCCGGCTCATGCATGCGC ATACTGTGGAATTCACTCTCCGGCCTGTGTCGTGAAATGCCTTACGTGCAACAAGTGGTTCTGCAGTGCCCGCGGCAGCGGCTCATCAACCCATATCGTCAATCATCTTGTTCGCGCACGCCACAAGGAAGTGCAGCTACACCCCGAATCGACTCTCGGAGACACCGTTCTAGAATGTTACAACTGTGGAACCAAGAATGCCTTCATTCTGGGATTTATCCCAGCAAAATCTGATGCCGTGGTTGTCCTACTATGCCGTCAACCCTGCGCCGCCGCTTCGTCGAATAAGGACATGAATTGGGACACCTCGCGGTGGGAGCCCCTCATCGAGGAGCGGGCATTTTTGCCTTGGCTCGTGAACCCACCGTCCGATGCTGAACAGCTGCGCGCCCGCCACCTCACGATCAACACGATTGCCAAACTCGAAGAAATGTGGAAACAGGAGCCGGATGCGACGATTCAAGATTTAGAGAAGGCTTCCAACATCGACGACGAGCCTCTTCCCGTTCAGTTGACATACGATGATCCCTACCATTACCAGAATATTTTTGGACCCCTTGTCAAGATGGAATCCGACTACGAtaagaagctcaaggaagCGCAGTCAGAAGATGGTCTAACTGTTCGCTGGGATTATGCTCTCAATAACAAGCACATTGCTAGCTTTAACCTGCAGAAGATTGAATCGGGAGATGTCAAACTCGCAGTCGGCGACGAAATGCGACTACGATACACCGGCGAACTTCGAGAACCATGGGAGGGTGTTGGATACGTCATCAAGATCCCCAACAGCCAATCTGACGAAGTTTGCCTTGAACTCCGCAAGACTGGCAATGACAAGCTAGTCCCCATCGACCTTTCTCACAACTTTTCGGCCGATTACGTTTGGAAGGCCACCTCGTACGATCGTATGCAGTTGGCAATGAAGACGTTTGCCGTTGACGACATGAGCGTCTCGGGATACATCTTCCACATCCTACTAGGCCATATCTGCCAGCCACCGCCTATGAAAGTCACGCTGCCTAAGAAGTGGTCTGCTCCCGGGCTACCTGATTTGAACCAAGGCCAGGTGGATGCCATCAAGGCTGTTCTTCAGAGGCCGCTCAGTCTGATCCAAGGACCCCCTGGTACAGGAAAGACGGTTACATCGGCTACTATCATCTACCACCTTGCCAAGATGAGCGGTAGCCAAGTTCTGGTGTGCGCTCCGTCCAACGTCGCTGTGGACCAGCTCTGTGAACGCATCCACCGTACCGGACTCAAAGTGGTTCGACTTACAGCAAAGTCGAGAGAGGATGTCGAGTCGTCTGTCACCTTCCTGGCATTGCACGAACAGGTTCGCATGTCCGAGCACAATACCGAGCTCGTGAAGCTGTCGCAGTTGAAGAATGAAGTCGGCGAACTTTCAAGCCAAGACGAGAAGAAACTGAGACAGCTGACCAAGGCCGCCGAGCGAGAGATTTTGAGCAACGCAGATGTCATCTGCTGTACTTGTGTCGGCGCAGGTGACCCGCGACTCTCCAAGATGAAATTCCGAAACGTCCTCATTGACGAATCCACGCAATCTGCTGAGCCAGAATGCATGATTCCTCTTGTGCTCGGATGCAAGCAAGTCGTCCTGGTCGGAGATCACAAGCAACTTGGACCTGTGATTATGAACAAGAAGGCGGCCAAGGCGGGTCTCAATAGGTCTCTGTTTGAACGACTCATCAACTTGAAGATCAACCCGATCCCGCTAAAGACACAGTACCGAATGCACCCATGTCTTTCGGAGTTTCCCTCAAATATGTTTTATGATGGTACTCTTCAGAATGGCATCACCCATGAGCAGCGAGTTCGAAAAGACGTTGATTTTCCCTGGCCTGTTACAGAGATGCCCATGATGTTCTGGTCCAACATTGGCCACGAAGAAATTTCAACGTCTGGCACTTCGTACCTAAACCGAACAGAGGCCTCGAATGTGGAGAAGACTGTGACACGTTTCTTCAAGGCCGGCGTGAAGCCATCCGAGATTGGAGTCATTACACCGTATGAGGGCCAGCGAAGCTATATTGTCTCCACCATGCAAAACTCTGGCACATACAAGAAGGAACTTTACAAGGATGTGGAAGTGGCCTCGGTTGACGCATTCCAGGGTCGTGAGAAGGACTTTATTGTCCTATCCTGCGTTCGTTCCAATGATAACCAAGGCATTGGATTCTTGTCAGACCCCCGTCGTCTCAACGTCGCACTCACCCGAGCCAAGTATGGTCTTGTCATTCTCGGAAACCCCAAAGTTCTCTCCAAGCATGAGCTTTGGCACAACCTCCTCGCTCATTTCAAGGATCGCAAGTGCTTTGTCGAAGGTCCCCTTACCAATCTGCAGGCTTGTCTTCTGCAGTTTAGCCGCCCCAGAGTGAGCTATCGCCAGAGGAGCAGCCAGCCATCTCAGTATCCAAGCGCCAGGCAGTCAAATGGCAGATTCAACGGCGGCCCTCCTGGCCGTGATTTTGATGCGGGCTCCATGGTTTCTTACATTCCGGACGACGTTTCTTCAATCCAGGGCTCAGCCTTTGGAGGCGCAGCACTCAATACGGCATTCCCGCCAATGTTCTCTAGCTTTGCCCCCGAGCAGTGGCCTGGACTGCCCGGAGTGTCGGCGCCTGGGCGAGGACATAAGGGTCGTAACCGAGCGCCTGAAAGCATTGCCGGAGAGAGCGTGGCCAATTCTGAGCTAACAGATGCCTCAGCTAGCGTCATTGGTGCCAAGGGAATTGGTCAAGGCGGCGTCAGCCTGGGAGCTGGATTGCACGACGTGGTGACGGGAATGCGAGCAGTGTCCTACAGCCAGAGTGATCGATTGAAACAATACGTGGAAAGCAACGGTCGTATGACTCTGGGCAGTGGCTACGGCCGACGttacgacgacgacgagaagaGCATCAGCACTGCTTTCCATAGCCAAATCGGCGGAGGCTACGACTGA